A stretch of the Thermodesulfobacteriota bacterium genome encodes the following:
- a CDS encoding PEP/pyruvate-binding domain-containing protein yields MPTYGNYLRKLNSRLNSGINSGLKPAVFNLFRRKKPNKDTFSPDTLSNLFRFKYSCFKMLLDSNAKFLTVISDIEERLQGQEIFGMSYVRSRADQAVFHTLRMVKNLDDLSGHRYTLLFDILEKINLKIKEVLGKRKEIPPTELILPYVQINAEMVDWVGGKNANLGEIHNRVHLPIPRGFAITTRAFESFMVSNELFDEISKKKVEIDPDNPETINTTSEDIQQLITSARVPAELEDAILLAYAKLSEDCGIRVSMRSSAIGEDSELSYAGQYLSKLNVPSEQIIQAYKEIVASLYSPRAIAYRLNKGIRDEDVAMSVACLEMVESAASGVMYSRNPLNLFEENTIITAVWGLGPYAVDGVITPDNYTVDKNRQTIAAEISHKTVKLVSKPDGGLMEVPVEDKFQDKPCLSQEEIDILAAYALKLEEHYGSPQDIEWALDRYGRLFILQSRPLRVEDYGKGYPLTPVLTAYPLLIEKGGTASAGVGFGPAFHVASDQDLLNFPDGAVLVARHSSPKFVMVMNKTRAIITDLGNIAGHMASLAREFSVPAIVNARVATATIPTGMEVTVDAYSGRVYQGIVPELESFQNACECPMKDTPVYRVLRGVSDWIIPLHLLDPKSPNFTPSFCQSLHDISRMVHEFSYTEMFQLSDFVSDKKGVAFKLKDFVPLDLYVIDLGGGLTETNVHLKSVPPDKIASIPFNALLRGIMHEDFQKSQLRPVEFKGFLSVMREQMLSPPSKAERFGDRSYAIISDKYLNFSSRVGYHYSILDSYCSPTPSMNYITFSFKGGAADDIRRNRRVRAIAIIFQSLDFTVEVTGDRVDARYQKHEMSLIEDKLDVIGRLLQFTRQMDMLMNNEASVEALAKNFLIGNYNLRNTVTA; encoded by the coding sequence ATGCCTACCTACGGAAACTATTTGAGGAAACTCAACAGCAGGCTCAACAGTGGGATCAACAGCGGGCTTAAGCCCGCTGTTTTTAACCTTTTTAGAAGAAAAAAACCAAACAAGGACACCTTCTCTCCTGATACCCTGTCCAATCTCTTTCGATTTAAATATTCCTGTTTCAAGATGTTGCTGGACTCAAATGCCAAATTTTTGACGGTAATAAGCGATATAGAGGAGAGACTCCAGGGACAGGAGATCTTCGGTATGTCGTATGTAAGATCCCGGGCTGACCAGGCTGTTTTTCATACCCTTCGTATGGTTAAAAACCTGGATGACCTCTCGGGTCACCGTTATACCCTGCTTTTTGATATCCTCGAAAAGATTAACCTGAAAATCAAAGAGGTTTTGGGCAAGAGAAAGGAGATTCCACCGACAGAATTGATTTTACCTTACGTTCAGATTAATGCGGAGATGGTGGACTGGGTGGGGGGGAAAAATGCCAACCTGGGTGAGATACATAACAGGGTGCATCTTCCCATACCCAGAGGGTTTGCTATCACGACACGGGCATTCGAGTCTTTTATGGTATCCAACGAACTCTTTGATGAGATCAGCAAAAAAAAGGTGGAAATTGACCCTGATAATCCGGAAACCATTAATACTACCAGTGAGGATATCCAGCAGTTAATTACCTCAGCCCGGGTTCCTGCTGAACTGGAAGATGCCATCCTCCTGGCATATGCAAAACTTTCTGAAGACTGCGGAATAAGAGTATCCATGCGTAGCAGCGCGATCGGAGAGGACAGTGAGCTTTCCTACGCTGGCCAATACTTATCCAAACTAAACGTACCCTCGGAGCAAATCATTCAAGCATATAAGGAAATCGTAGCCAGTCTCTATTCTCCTCGGGCGATTGCCTATCGCCTCAACAAAGGGATAAGGGACGAAGATGTCGCCATGAGTGTCGCCTGCCTTGAAATGGTAGAATCTGCAGCCAGCGGCGTAATGTATTCGCGAAATCCATTAAACTTGTTTGAAGAGAATACAATCATTACAGCGGTATGGGGGCTGGGTCCCTATGCCGTGGATGGGGTTATCACACCGGACAATTACACGGTAGACAAAAACCGACAAACAATAGCAGCCGAGATCTCCCACAAGACAGTTAAGTTGGTCAGTAAGCCCGATGGGGGTTTGATGGAAGTTCCTGTGGAAGATAAGTTTCAGGATAAACCTTGCCTATCACAGGAAGAGATTGATATTCTTGCCGCCTACGCCCTCAAACTTGAGGAACACTATGGGTCCCCCCAGGATATCGAGTGGGCCCTCGACAGGTACGGACGTCTCTTTATCCTGCAAAGCCGCCCCCTCCGCGTAGAAGACTATGGAAAAGGCTATCCCCTCACCCCTGTCTTGACAGCATACCCCCTCCTAATCGAAAAAGGGGGAACAGCCTCTGCAGGGGTAGGTTTCGGACCGGCATTTCATGTAGCTTCAGATCAAGATCTGTTGAATTTCCCTGATGGGGCGGTTCTGGTGGCCAGGCACTCATCCCCGAAGTTTGTTATGGTCATGAACAAAACCAGGGCGATCATCACCGATCTGGGAAATATAGCAGGACATATGGCATCTCTTGCAAGGGAGTTCTCGGTGCCTGCCATCGTGAATGCCAGGGTAGCCACAGCCACTATCCCCACCGGTATGGAAGTCACCGTGGATGCCTATTCAGGAAGGGTATATCAGGGAATAGTCCCTGAATTAGAGTCCTTCCAGAATGCCTGTGAATGCCCCATGAAGGATACACCGGTATACAGGGTTCTGAGGGGGGTCAGTGATTGGATTATACCTTTGCATCTTCTGGACCCCAAGTCACCCAACTTCACTCCCTCATTTTGTCAGTCCCTTCACGATATCAGCCGGATGGTACATGAATTCTCATATACTGAGATGTTTCAACTCAGCGATTTTGTGTCTGACAAAAAGGGAGTAGCTTTTAAATTAAAGGACTTCGTTCCGCTCGACCTGTATGTTATTGATTTGGGAGGTGGTCTAACGGAAACCAACGTGCATCTCAAAAGTGTACCTCCTGATAAGATTGCTTCGATTCCCTTCAATGCCCTCCTTAGAGGAATAATGCATGAAGATTTTCAGAAAAGTCAATTACGCCCTGTGGAGTTTAAAGGCTTTTTATCTGTTATGAGAGAGCAGATGCTCTCCCCTCCTTCTAAAGCAGAAAGGTTCGGTGATCGCAGCTATGCCATTATTTCTGACAAATATCTAAATTTTAGCTCCCGCGTGGGCTACCATTACAGCATACTGGATTCCTACTGTAGTCCGACACCTAGCATGAATTATATAACATTCTCTTTCAAGGGTGGTGCTGCCGACGATATCCGCAGAAACAGACGTGTCCGGGCTATTGCTATAATCTTTCAATCACTTGATTTTACAGTTGAGGTCACCGGAGACCGGGTAGACGCCCGTTACCAAAAACACGAGATGTCTCTTATTGAAGATAAACTGGACGTGATTGGACGACTGCTCCAGTTCACCCGCCAGATGGATATGTTGATGAATAATGAAGCCAGTGTTGAGGCATTGGCAAAGAATTTTCTGATAGGAAATTACAACTTGAGAAACACTGTAACTGCTTAG
- a CDS encoding response regulator: METIRLLLVDDEEDFRTTLASRLKKRNVDVADVGSGNEAIELIRERSFDVAVLDIKMPGMDGIETLRQIKKIAPLVEVILLTGHGSVEAGIEGMRLGAYDYVVKPCNVKDLLVKVEDAYIRKLLEEAQQRA; this comes from the coding sequence ATGGAAACTATCCGTTTGTTACTGGTAGATGATGAAGAAGATTTCAGAACGACTCTGGCCAGCAGGTTAAAAAAAAGAAATGTAGATGTTGCTGATGTTGGCAGCGGTAACGAGGCAATAGAACTGATCAGAGAAAGGTCTTTCGATGTTGCCGTTCTTGACATCAAGATGCCCGGGATGGATGGCATAGAAACCCTGAGGCAGATCAAGAAGATCGCTCCGCTTGTAGAGGTTATCCTGCTGACCGGACATGGTTCTGTGGAAGCAGGTATTGAGGGTATGAGATTGGGAGCATATGACTATGTGGTTAAGCCCTGCAATGTTAAGGATCTCTTGGTCAAGGTAGAGGATGCCTACATAAGGAAACTGCTCGAAGAGGCACAACAGCGGGCTTAA